In the genome of Nicoliella spurrieriana, the window ATGTTCATAACGTAAATCTGTTAATTAGTGCCGTAAATCCAGCTCAATATCCAAAGACAGGATATCCTGAAATTGCATTAGTTGGTCGTTCAAATGTTGGAAAATCATCTTTAACGAATGTATTGATTAATCGTAAAAATTATGCTCATACTTCTAATCAACCTGGTAAAACCCAAACGCTTAATTTCTATGAGGTGGAAGATTCAATTTACTTTGTGGATGTTCCTGGATATGGATATGCACGAGTTTCTAAATCTGAGCGTGAAAAATGGGGAACCATGATTGAGACCTACTTAACTCAGCGGCAACAATTAAAGGGAGTAATTCTTTTGATTGATGGGAGGCATGATTTAACCCAAGATGATCGTCAAATGGCTGAATGGCTAGATTATTTTGACGTTCCACGGTTAGTGGTCGCTACTAAAATGGATAAAATTTCTAGTAGTAAATGGAATAAACAATCTAGTATGATTCATAAGGCAATTAAAGTCGATGATAATGATTTAATTATGTTTTCAGCTAAAACCAAACATGGTAAAGATCAGATTTGGCAATGGATTGAAAATCAAATTAACTAAAAAAATAGCTCTCACTTGTGAGGGCTATTAATGTGTTTATTTATTGGTCTTGTCTTGTGATAAAATTTTATTTTTGTTGTTTGCCTTATCCTTGCTTTTCTTTTCTGCTTTTTTC includes:
- the yihA gene encoding ribosome biogenesis GTP-binding protein YihA/YsxC, which produces MDVHNVNLLISAVNPAQYPKTGYPEIALVGRSNVGKSSLTNVLINRKNYAHTSNQPGKTQTLNFYEVEDSIYFVDVPGYGYARVSKSEREKWGTMIETYLTQRQQLKGVILLIDGRHDLTQDDRQMAEWLDYFDVPRLVVATKMDKISSSKWNKQSSMIHKAIKVDDNDLIMFSAKTKHGKDQIWQWIENQIN